A genome region from Phaenicophaeus curvirostris isolate KB17595 chromosome 10, BPBGC_Pcur_1.0, whole genome shotgun sequence includes the following:
- the TFDP2 gene encoding transcription factor Dp-2 isoform X4 → MTAKNVGVTSTNGDLKGFIDQNQSPTKGNISIITLPVSSTNSSTKILPKTLGPINVNVGPQMIISTSQRLSNSGSVLIGSPYNPAPTMVTQTHVMEASGWVPGDRKRTREFIESDFSESKRSKKGDKNGKGLRHFSMKVCEKVQRKGTTSYNEVADELVSEFTNSNSHLAADSQAYDQKNIRRRVYDALNVLMAMNIISKEKKEIRWIGLPTNSAQECQNLEQIAFKNLVQRNQQNEQQNQGPPALNSTIQLPFLIVNTSKRTVIDCSISSDKFEYLFNFDNTFEIHDDSEVLKRMGMSFGLEEGKCSAEDLRTAKSLVPKALEGYITDMSAGFSWINQGLLSSSAQAVSHLEAAGGTSDAKSSENPGFCLDAEVALATGQFLAPSSQQSSSATSRYSESRGETPCSFNDEDEDDEDEDSSSPE, encoded by the exons GTTGGTGTGACTTCCACAAATGGAGACTTGAAAGGATTTATAGATCAGAACCAGAGTCCAACAAAAG GTAATATTTCAATAATCACATTACCAGTTTCCAGCACCAACTCCTCAACTAAGATCTTGCCAAAAACCTTAGGACCAATCAATGTGAATGTTGGACCCCAAATG ATCATAAGCACATCACAAAGACTGAGCAATTCAGGGAGTGTTCTGATTGGGAGTCCATATAACCCAGCTCCGACCATGGTCACACAGACACACGTAATGGAAGCTTCGGGCTGGGTCCCAGG GGACAGAAAGCGGACTCGAGAATTTATAGAATCAGATTTTTCAGAAAG CAAGAGAAGcaaaaaaggagataaaaacGGGAAGGGTTTGAGACATTTTTCAATGAAAGTATGTGAAAAAgttcaacgtaaaggaacgacTTCATACAATGAAGTCGCTGATGAGCTGGTATCAGAATTCACAAATTCTAACAGCCACCTGGCTGCAGATTCG CAGGCTTATGATCAGAAAAACATCAGACGGAGAGTTTATGATGCCCTTAACGTCCTGATGGCGATGAACATAATTtcaaaggagaagaaggaaatcCGGTGGATCGGCCTTCCTACAAACTCAGCTCAGGAATGTCAGAATCTAGAG CAAATCGCGTTCAAAAACTTGGTACAAAGAAATCAGCAAAATGAACAACAAAATCAAGGCCCTCCAGCTTTGAACTCAACGATACAGCTGCCTTTCCTAATAGTCAACACCAGCAAAAGAACAGTTATAGACTGCAGCATATCGAGTGACAA ATTTGAATACCTCTTTAATTTCGATAACACTTTTGAGATTCACGATGACAGTGAGGTGCTGAAGAGAATGGGAATGTCCTTTGGGCTTGAGGAAGGCAAGTGCTCAGCAGAGGACCTCCGAACTGCAAAATCGCTGGTGCCGAAAGCTTTGGAAGGCTACATCACAG ATATGTCTGCAGGATTTTCATGGATAAACCAAGGGTTACTTTCAAGTTCAGCACAAGCAGTTTCACATTTAGAGGCAGCAGGAGGCACTTCTGATGctaaatcaag CGAGAACCCAGGGTTCTGTTTGGATGCTGAAGTGGCCTTAGCAACTGGGCAGTTTCTTGCCCCTAGCAGTCAACAGTCCAGCAGCGCAACTTCCCGCTACTCTGAATCACGGGGAGAAACTCCATGCTCATTCAACGATGAAGATGAAGACGATGAAGATGAGGATTCTTCCTCCCCAGAATAA
- the TFDP2 gene encoding transcription factor Dp-2 isoform X1, giving the protein MTAKNVGVTSTNGDLKGFIDQNQSPTKGNISIITLPVSSTNSSTKILPKTLGPINVNVGPQMIISTSQRLSNSGSVLIGSPYNPAPTMVTQTHVMEASGWVPGDRKRTREFIESDFSESKRSKKGDKNGKGLRHFSMKVCEKVQRKGTTSYNEVADELVSEFTNSNSHLAADSQAYDQKNIRRRVYDALNVLMAMNIISKEKKEIRWIGLPTNSAQECQNLEIEKQKRIERIKQKRAQLQELLLQQIAFKNLVQRNQQNEQQNQGPPALNSTIQLPFLIVNTSKRTVIDCSISSDKFEYLFNFDNTFEIHDDSEVLKRMGMSFGLEEGKCSAEDLRTAKSLVPKALEGYITDMSAGFSWINQGLLSSSAQAVSHLEAAGGTSDAKSSENPGFCLDAEVALATGQFLAPSSQQSSSATSRYSESRGETPCSFNDEDEDDEDEDSSSPE; this is encoded by the exons GTTGGTGTGACTTCCACAAATGGAGACTTGAAAGGATTTATAGATCAGAACCAGAGTCCAACAAAAG GTAATATTTCAATAATCACATTACCAGTTTCCAGCACCAACTCCTCAACTAAGATCTTGCCAAAAACCTTAGGACCAATCAATGTGAATGTTGGACCCCAAATG ATCATAAGCACATCACAAAGACTGAGCAATTCAGGGAGTGTTCTGATTGGGAGTCCATATAACCCAGCTCCGACCATGGTCACACAGACACACGTAATGGAAGCTTCGGGCTGGGTCCCAGG GGACAGAAAGCGGACTCGAGAATTTATAGAATCAGATTTTTCAGAAAG CAAGAGAAGcaaaaaaggagataaaaacGGGAAGGGTTTGAGACATTTTTCAATGAAAGTATGTGAAAAAgttcaacgtaaaggaacgacTTCATACAATGAAGTCGCTGATGAGCTGGTATCAGAATTCACAAATTCTAACAGCCACCTGGCTGCAGATTCG CAGGCTTATGATCAGAAAAACATCAGACGGAGAGTTTATGATGCCCTTAACGTCCTGATGGCGATGAACATAATTtcaaaggagaagaaggaaatcCGGTGGATCGGCCTTCCTACAAACTCAGCTCAGGAATGTCAGAATCTAGAG aTAGAAAAACAGAAGCGGATTGAAAGGATAAAACAGAAGCGAGCCCAACTACAAGAACTACTGCTGCAG CAAATCGCGTTCAAAAACTTGGTACAAAGAAATCAGCAAAATGAACAACAAAATCAAGGCCCTCCAGCTTTGAACTCAACGATACAGCTGCCTTTCCTAATAGTCAACACCAGCAAAAGAACAGTTATAGACTGCAGCATATCGAGTGACAA ATTTGAATACCTCTTTAATTTCGATAACACTTTTGAGATTCACGATGACAGTGAGGTGCTGAAGAGAATGGGAATGTCCTTTGGGCTTGAGGAAGGCAAGTGCTCAGCAGAGGACCTCCGAACTGCAAAATCGCTGGTGCCGAAAGCTTTGGAAGGCTACATCACAG ATATGTCTGCAGGATTTTCATGGATAAACCAAGGGTTACTTTCAAGTTCAGCACAAGCAGTTTCACATTTAGAGGCAGCAGGAGGCACTTCTGATGctaaatcaag CGAGAACCCAGGGTTCTGTTTGGATGCTGAAGTGGCCTTAGCAACTGGGCAGTTTCTTGCCCCTAGCAGTCAACAGTCCAGCAGCGCAACTTCCCGCTACTCTGAATCACGGGGAGAAACTCCATGCTCATTCAACGATGAAGATGAAGACGATGAAGATGAGGATTCTTCCTCCCCAGAATAA
- the TFDP2 gene encoding transcription factor Dp-2 isoform X2, whose translation MTAKNVGVTSTNGDLKGFIDQNQSPTKGNISIITLPVSSTNSSTKILPKTLGPINVNVGPQMIISTSQRLSNSGSVLIGSPYNPAPTMVTQTHVMEASGWVPGDRKRTREFIESDFSESKRSKKGDKNGKGLRHFSMKVCEKVQRKGTTSYNEVADELVSEFTNSNSHLAADSAYDQKNIRRRVYDALNVLMAMNIISKEKKEIRWIGLPTNSAQECQNLEIEKQKRIERIKQKRAQLQELLLQQIAFKNLVQRNQQNEQQNQGPPALNSTIQLPFLIVNTSKRTVIDCSISSDKFEYLFNFDNTFEIHDDSEVLKRMGMSFGLEEGKCSAEDLRTAKSLVPKALEGYITDMSAGFSWINQGLLSSSAQAVSHLEAAGGTSDAKSSENPGFCLDAEVALATGQFLAPSSQQSSSATSRYSESRGETPCSFNDEDEDDEDEDSSSPE comes from the exons GTTGGTGTGACTTCCACAAATGGAGACTTGAAAGGATTTATAGATCAGAACCAGAGTCCAACAAAAG GTAATATTTCAATAATCACATTACCAGTTTCCAGCACCAACTCCTCAACTAAGATCTTGCCAAAAACCTTAGGACCAATCAATGTGAATGTTGGACCCCAAATG ATCATAAGCACATCACAAAGACTGAGCAATTCAGGGAGTGTTCTGATTGGGAGTCCATATAACCCAGCTCCGACCATGGTCACACAGACACACGTAATGGAAGCTTCGGGCTGGGTCCCAGG GGACAGAAAGCGGACTCGAGAATTTATAGAATCAGATTTTTCAGAAAG CAAGAGAAGcaaaaaaggagataaaaacGGGAAGGGTTTGAGACATTTTTCAATGAAAGTATGTGAAAAAgttcaacgtaaaggaacgacTTCATACAATGAAGTCGCTGATGAGCTGGTATCAGAATTCACAAATTCTAACAGCCACCTGGCTGCAGATTCG GCTTATGATCAGAAAAACATCAGACGGAGAGTTTATGATGCCCTTAACGTCCTGATGGCGATGAACATAATTtcaaaggagaagaaggaaatcCGGTGGATCGGCCTTCCTACAAACTCAGCTCAGGAATGTCAGAATCTAGAG aTAGAAAAACAGAAGCGGATTGAAAGGATAAAACAGAAGCGAGCCCAACTACAAGAACTACTGCTGCAG CAAATCGCGTTCAAAAACTTGGTACAAAGAAATCAGCAAAATGAACAACAAAATCAAGGCCCTCCAGCTTTGAACTCAACGATACAGCTGCCTTTCCTAATAGTCAACACCAGCAAAAGAACAGTTATAGACTGCAGCATATCGAGTGACAA ATTTGAATACCTCTTTAATTTCGATAACACTTTTGAGATTCACGATGACAGTGAGGTGCTGAAGAGAATGGGAATGTCCTTTGGGCTTGAGGAAGGCAAGTGCTCAGCAGAGGACCTCCGAACTGCAAAATCGCTGGTGCCGAAAGCTTTGGAAGGCTACATCACAG ATATGTCTGCAGGATTTTCATGGATAAACCAAGGGTTACTTTCAAGTTCAGCACAAGCAGTTTCACATTTAGAGGCAGCAGGAGGCACTTCTGATGctaaatcaag CGAGAACCCAGGGTTCTGTTTGGATGCTGAAGTGGCCTTAGCAACTGGGCAGTTTCTTGCCCCTAGCAGTCAACAGTCCAGCAGCGCAACTTCCCGCTACTCTGAATCACGGGGAGAAACTCCATGCTCATTCAACGATGAAGATGAAGACGATGAAGATGAGGATTCTTCCTCCCCAGAATAA
- the TFDP2 gene encoding transcription factor Dp-2 isoform X3, whose amino-acid sequence MKMLDTDLLLSMSSELMPMGSLGNISIITLPVSSTNSSTKILPKTLGPINVNVGPQMIISTSQRLSNSGSVLIGSPYNPAPTMVTQTHVMEASGWVPGDRKRTREFIESDFSESKRSKKGDKNGKGLRHFSMKVCEKVQRKGTTSYNEVADELVSEFTNSNSHLAADSQAYDQKNIRRRVYDALNVLMAMNIISKEKKEIRWIGLPTNSAQECQNLEIEKQKRIERIKQKRAQLQELLLQQIAFKNLVQRNQQNEQQNQGPPALNSTIQLPFLIVNTSKRTVIDCSISSDKFEYLFNFDNTFEIHDDSEVLKRMGMSFGLEEGKCSAEDLRTAKSLVPKALEGYITDMSAGFSWINQGLLSSSAQAVSHLEAAGGTSDAKSSENPGFCLDAEVALATGQFLAPSSQQSSSATSRYSESRGETPCSFNDEDEDDEDEDSSSPE is encoded by the exons ATGAAGATGCTGGATACTGATCTACTTTTGTCCATGAGCAGCGAGTTGATGCCTATGGGTTCATTGG GTAATATTTCAATAATCACATTACCAGTTTCCAGCACCAACTCCTCAACTAAGATCTTGCCAAAAACCTTAGGACCAATCAATGTGAATGTTGGACCCCAAATG ATCATAAGCACATCACAAAGACTGAGCAATTCAGGGAGTGTTCTGATTGGGAGTCCATATAACCCAGCTCCGACCATGGTCACACAGACACACGTAATGGAAGCTTCGGGCTGGGTCCCAGG GGACAGAAAGCGGACTCGAGAATTTATAGAATCAGATTTTTCAGAAAG CAAGAGAAGcaaaaaaggagataaaaacGGGAAGGGTTTGAGACATTTTTCAATGAAAGTATGTGAAAAAgttcaacgtaaaggaacgacTTCATACAATGAAGTCGCTGATGAGCTGGTATCAGAATTCACAAATTCTAACAGCCACCTGGCTGCAGATTCG CAGGCTTATGATCAGAAAAACATCAGACGGAGAGTTTATGATGCCCTTAACGTCCTGATGGCGATGAACATAATTtcaaaggagaagaaggaaatcCGGTGGATCGGCCTTCCTACAAACTCAGCTCAGGAATGTCAGAATCTAGAG aTAGAAAAACAGAAGCGGATTGAAAGGATAAAACAGAAGCGAGCCCAACTACAAGAACTACTGCTGCAG CAAATCGCGTTCAAAAACTTGGTACAAAGAAATCAGCAAAATGAACAACAAAATCAAGGCCCTCCAGCTTTGAACTCAACGATACAGCTGCCTTTCCTAATAGTCAACACCAGCAAAAGAACAGTTATAGACTGCAGCATATCGAGTGACAA ATTTGAATACCTCTTTAATTTCGATAACACTTTTGAGATTCACGATGACAGTGAGGTGCTGAAGAGAATGGGAATGTCCTTTGGGCTTGAGGAAGGCAAGTGCTCAGCAGAGGACCTCCGAACTGCAAAATCGCTGGTGCCGAAAGCTTTGGAAGGCTACATCACAG ATATGTCTGCAGGATTTTCATGGATAAACCAAGGGTTACTTTCAAGTTCAGCACAAGCAGTTTCACATTTAGAGGCAGCAGGAGGCACTTCTGATGctaaatcaag CGAGAACCCAGGGTTCTGTTTGGATGCTGAAGTGGCCTTAGCAACTGGGCAGTTTCTTGCCCCTAGCAGTCAACAGTCCAGCAGCGCAACTTCCCGCTACTCTGAATCACGGGGAGAAACTCCATGCTCATTCAACGATGAAGATGAAGACGATGAAGATGAGGATTCTTCCTCCCCAGAATAA
- the TFDP2 gene encoding transcription factor Dp-2 isoform X5 — translation MIISTSQRLSNSGSVLIGSPYNPAPTMVTQTHVMEASGWVPGDRKRTREFIESDFSESKRSKKGDKNGKGLRHFSMKVCEKVQRKGTTSYNEVADELVSEFTNSNSHLAADSQAYDQKNIRRRVYDALNVLMAMNIISKEKKEIRWIGLPTNSAQECQNLEIEKQKRIERIKQKRAQLQELLLQQIAFKNLVQRNQQNEQQNQGPPALNSTIQLPFLIVNTSKRTVIDCSISSDKFEYLFNFDNTFEIHDDSEVLKRMGMSFGLEEGKCSAEDLRTAKSLVPKALEGYITDMSAGFSWINQGLLSSSAQAVSHLEAAGGTSDAKSSENPGFCLDAEVALATGQFLAPSSQQSSSATSRYSESRGETPCSFNDEDEDDEDEDSSSPE, via the exons ATG ATCATAAGCACATCACAAAGACTGAGCAATTCAGGGAGTGTTCTGATTGGGAGTCCATATAACCCAGCTCCGACCATGGTCACACAGACACACGTAATGGAAGCTTCGGGCTGGGTCCCAGG GGACAGAAAGCGGACTCGAGAATTTATAGAATCAGATTTTTCAGAAAG CAAGAGAAGcaaaaaaggagataaaaacGGGAAGGGTTTGAGACATTTTTCAATGAAAGTATGTGAAAAAgttcaacgtaaaggaacgacTTCATACAATGAAGTCGCTGATGAGCTGGTATCAGAATTCACAAATTCTAACAGCCACCTGGCTGCAGATTCG CAGGCTTATGATCAGAAAAACATCAGACGGAGAGTTTATGATGCCCTTAACGTCCTGATGGCGATGAACATAATTtcaaaggagaagaaggaaatcCGGTGGATCGGCCTTCCTACAAACTCAGCTCAGGAATGTCAGAATCTAGAG aTAGAAAAACAGAAGCGGATTGAAAGGATAAAACAGAAGCGAGCCCAACTACAAGAACTACTGCTGCAG CAAATCGCGTTCAAAAACTTGGTACAAAGAAATCAGCAAAATGAACAACAAAATCAAGGCCCTCCAGCTTTGAACTCAACGATACAGCTGCCTTTCCTAATAGTCAACACCAGCAAAAGAACAGTTATAGACTGCAGCATATCGAGTGACAA ATTTGAATACCTCTTTAATTTCGATAACACTTTTGAGATTCACGATGACAGTGAGGTGCTGAAGAGAATGGGAATGTCCTTTGGGCTTGAGGAAGGCAAGTGCTCAGCAGAGGACCTCCGAACTGCAAAATCGCTGGTGCCGAAAGCTTTGGAAGGCTACATCACAG ATATGTCTGCAGGATTTTCATGGATAAACCAAGGGTTACTTTCAAGTTCAGCACAAGCAGTTTCACATTTAGAGGCAGCAGGAGGCACTTCTGATGctaaatcaag CGAGAACCCAGGGTTCTGTTTGGATGCTGAAGTGGCCTTAGCAACTGGGCAGTTTCTTGCCCCTAGCAGTCAACAGTCCAGCAGCGCAACTTCCCGCTACTCTGAATCACGGGGAGAAACTCCATGCTCATTCAACGATGAAGATGAAGACGATGAAGATGAGGATTCTTCCTCCCCAGAATAA